The genomic DNA NNNNNNNNNNNNNNNNNNNNNNNNNNNNNNNNNNNNNNNNNNNNNNNNNNNNNNNNNNNNNNNNNNNNNNNNNNNNNNNNNNNNNNNNNNNNNNNNNNNNNNNNNNNNNNNNNNNNNNNNNNNNNNNNNNNNNNNNNNNNNNNNNNNNNNNNNNNNNNNNNNNNNNNNNNNNNNNNNNNNNNNNNNNNNNNNNNNNNNNNNNNNNNNNNNNNNNNNNNNNNNNNNNNNNNNNNNNNNNNNNNNNNNNNNNNNNNNNNNNNNNNNNNNNNNNNNNNNNNNNNNNNNNNNNNNNNNNNNNNNNNNNNNNNNNNNNNNNNNNNNNNNNNNNNNNNNNNNNNNNNNNNNNNNNNNNNNNNNNNNNNNNNNNNNNNNNNNNNNNNNNNNNNNNNNNNNNNNNNNNNNNNNNNNNNNNNNNNNNNNNNNNNNNNNNNNNNNNNNNNNNNNNNNNNNNNNNNNNNNNNNNNNNNNNNNNNNNNNNNNNNNNNNNNNNNNNNNNNNNNNNNNNNNNNNNNNNNNNNNNNNNNNNNNNNNNNNNNNNNNNNNNNNNNNNNNNNNNNNNNNNNNNNNNNNNNNNNNNNNNNNNNNNNNNNNNNNNNNNNNNNNNNNNNNNNNNNNNNNNNNNNNNNNNNNNNNNNNNNNNNNNNNNNNNNNNNNNNNNNNNNNNNNNNNNNNNNNNNNNNNNNNNNNNNNNNNNNNNNNNNNNNNNNNNNNNNNNNNNNNNNNNNNNNNNNNNNNNNNNNNNNNNNNNNNNNNNNNNNNNNNNNNNNNNNNNNNNNNNNNNNNNNNNNNNNNNNNNNNNNNNNNNNNNNNNNNNNNNNNNNNNNNNNNNNNNNNNNNNNNNNNNNNNNNNNNNNNNNNNNNNNNNNNNNNNNNNNNNNNNNNNNNNNNNNNNNNNNNNNNNNNNNNNNNNNNNNNNNNNNNNNNNNNNNNNNNNNNNNNNNNNNNNNNNNNNNNNNNNNNNNNNNNNNNNNNNNNNNNNNNNNNNNNNNNNNNNNNNNNNNNNNNNNNNNNNNNNNNNNNNNNNNNNNNNNNNNNNNNNNNNNNNNNNNNNNNNNNNNNNNNNNNNNNNNNNNNNNNNNNNNNNNNNNNNNNNNNNNNNNNNNNNNNNNNNNNNNNNNNNNNNNNNNNNNNNNNNNNNNNNNNNNNNNNNNNNNNNNNNNNNNNNNNNNNNNNNNNNNNNNNNNNNNNNNNNNNNNNNNNNNNNNNNNNNNNNNNNNNNNNNNNNNNNNNNNNNNNNNNNNNNNNNNNNNNNNNNNNNNNNNNNNNNNNNNNNNNNNNNNNNNNNNNNNNNNNNNNNNNNNNNNNNNNNNNNNNNNNNNNNNNNNNNNNNNNNNNNNNNNNNNNNNNNNNNNNNNNNNNNNNNNNNNNNNNNNNNNNNNNNNNNNNNNNNNNNNNNNNNNNNNNNNNNNNNNNNNNNNNNNNNNNNNNNNNNNNNNNNNNNNNNNNNNNNNNNNNNNNNNNNNNNNNNNNNNNNNNNNNNNNNNNNNNNNNNNNNNNNNNNNNNNNNNNNNNNNNNNNNNNNNNNNNNNNNNNNNNNNNNNNNNNNNNNNNNNNNNNNNNNNNNNNNNNNNNNNNNNNNNNNNNNNNNNNNNNNNNNNNNNNNNNNNNNNNNNNNNNNNNNNNNNNNNNNNNNNNNNNNNNNNNNNNNNNNNNNNNNNNNNNNNNNNNNNNNNNNNNNNNNNNNNNNNNNNNNNNNNNNNNNNNNNNNNNNNNNNNNNNNNNNNNNNNNNNNNNNNNNNNNNNNNNNNNNNNNNNNNNNNNNNNNNNNNNNNNNNNNNAGTGATTCCTCTATGGTTAAGCAGCAATCCTCGAAGACCGAGGGAGGAATTGGCGTGTTACCATTCAAGCAGAGCTCCCAGAACAAGACGTAGTGGCCCGGGATAGATGATGTGTCCGCATAGCTAGTGTACTCGGAGAGGGAAGCTTCAAACGGAACAAGGTGTGTTACCGCGTTTTTAACTGCATTTTGAAGCTCAACCTCATCAGTTTTGTCTGCGTCAATGCTTAGGGCCACGTTCTTGCGGCATATGAAGCTGAACTGAGGCGCATTGTTCTTGAAACCAGTCACGCTTATGACATCACCTACTCTGTATCTGTAAAGTCCTATAAAGatcacaaaacaagaaaaatttcaacaataatttaatcttatataagtAGATGAAGACTAAAGATTCCATCTTAATCAAATCATTCAAATATGATCAGATTTAGATCAAATCAATGAAAGGTGGTTGGTATGCTTACCAGCATAGGTGGTGACNTTTTTTTGAGTACCCCATTAGAGATTCGAATCTTAAAACTTAGCCTAAGTGatgaaacagaacacaaaacagagagaagcaTGAACAGAggatctttataaaaaaagaagttatgcAAGAAAATGTANTGACCAAGCTTGACATcaacaagatcaacaagctcTTGCTGTTCTTTCTCAGTGAGTGCTTTTGGAAGACTGATTGAGCTAGTGACTCCACTGTTCCGATGAACAGGCAAGAACTCGAAATAGGCCATGTTCGGTATGAGAGTGTAAGAGACTTCGCTTGGTTTGCAGAGCGGCCTGAGATTCACACCAAAGTAACACTCGGAAGAAGCATACATTGTGCAGACTAGAGGCAAACCATTGCTGTAATAATCCAGAGTTGGAATATACTGTGACATTGTTCCAGTCACAATAACATCAACATACTTGGTGTTTGGCCAAATCCTAGTGATGATCCCTTGCCAAGAGGTCTTCCTGCATTCCGACTCGACGAAATCAGCAAGCTTAGGATCCGGTTTAAGAATCTCCCCAACGGCCTCACGAACGGAAAGATCAGTTATCTCGGAGCTGAGAGTACCGGTTCTAATGTCACGGGCAAGCTCAGGCCAATGTTTCTCAAGAAACTTGATGGCTCTGATGAAACCAGAGGCAAAGACAGCTCCAACACGAAGAACCTCTTTGTGTTGGCATAAACCACAAAGCATTTGAGAGTACATGCTCTGGTAAGAGTCAGGACAAAGGATGGTTTGGTTGGGACTTGTGTAGTTGGTGTAAGGATCAAAAGGTCTTTTCTTGAAGTGAGAGGATTTGTAGTAACTGGTTAAAACAGGACGAGCAGGGAGACCACCAGGTGTCTTGGACTCGGATTTGATGAAGAGAAAATACATTCCTTTGCCTTTGTCAAGACCAGGAACAAACTGGTTCATCACAGGCATCAAAAGACTGTAGAGTAGTGATCTTCTGTCTAGTTCCTCTTCTATTGTTGGCATCAGTTTCCTCTCTCCACCAGAAGTCCCAGAACTGTTTACACACAAATCAACATAAACCACACCATGTtaagcatatttttttttccaatgattTCGACAAAAGTAGACCCATCAGAAAaaagttgtggtttttttttctttttggataaagGTTTTTTTGAGTACCCCATTAGAGATTCGAATCTTAAAACTTAGCCTAAGTGatgaaacagaacacaaaacagagagaagcaTGAACAGAGGATCTTTATAAAACGtaaagaatcaagaaaatgtAAGAGAGGAACAAAGAGATCAAATGGTCAAACCTTGTGAGGAACTCAGAGATGGGGTTAGAACAGAGGATTTGGGATTTATCACCATTAGCGATTCTGTTGATCTCAGGTTGAATGTCTTCGTAAGTAACGACAGGCATGACGTGTTTGAATGTCTCACGGTCGGTTCGTCCTCCGAGCCCGTGTCGTTTGAGGTACTCCACGTCAGCATTACGTGAAAGGATCTCTTCAAGAACTCGTCTCTGGACATCATCTGCGTTAGTGGTCACGTCCTCGATGAATTGGagcttgtttttgttcttctccgcTAGGCNTTACACACAAATCAACATAAACCACACCATGTTaggcatatttttttttccaatgattTCGACAAAAGTAGACCCATCAGAAAAAGTtgtggttcttttttttctttttggataaagGTTTTGAACAGTAAACGGATTAGAAAAGTTAAAGACTTTTTTTGAGTACCCCATTAGAGATTCGAATCTTAAAACTTAGCCTAAGTGatgaaacagaacacaaaacagagagaagcaTGAACAGAggatctttataaaaaaagaagttatgcAAGAAAATGTAAGAGAGGAACAAAGAGATGAAATGGTCAAACCTTGTGAGGAACTCAGAGATGGGGTTAGAACAGAGGATTTGGGATTTGTCACCATTAGCGATTCTGTTGATCTCAGGTTGAATGTCTTCGTAAGTAACGACAGGCATGACGTGTTTGAATGTCTCACGGTCGGTACGTCCTCCGAGCCCGTGTCGTTTGAGGTACTCCACGTCAGCATTACGTGAAAGGATCTCTTCAAGAACTCGTCTCTGGACATCATCTGCGTTAGTGGTCACGTCCTCGATGAATTGGagcttgtttttgttcttctccgcTAGGCTCTGATCAGAAACCTCAAAAGAAGATACGATCTTTGGTGCCTCAGGCAtcgttttaggtttttttgttttttttttgtgtgtgtgttacaAGATCGAAATGAGAgaacttaagaaaaaaagaagtaagcTTAAAGAGAGTGATATGATATTAGTGAAGAAGCTTGATCTGGTTTTGTTGAAGCTTGAAGGGTGTGAGGAGGAATGGAAGAGAAAGGgttcatatatatagagggaagaaggaagaaggtgAAAATGATCCTTTCGCATATCGAAGGGTGTAAATGTACTTTCACGTCAGCATTACGTGGAGTACTCGATTTCGAGATATCCAAGGGTGTAAATGTACTTTCGCGTTATGTTAAATCCAGGATTTAAGTGAACGGCTTACTATTcgtgtttaattgaaaatttaattcttttatttcgttttcattacaaaaaagtggtatttatatattttatttattcgaCGTTTTATTTTTCCGTAATGGTCAATGTACTGGCTTGAAGAAGAGGTTTTTTAAAGATTAAGGACattcaaactatatatatatatatacgactaCTCTCGAATTCGCCcactttattttttagttaataaaactataaagtatggttgaattttttttttctgcccaCTTATTTTACTTAAATTATTCCCTTAAATGAAATGATCATGtgctgtaaaaaaaaagggtcaTGGAATGATCATGCAACATGCAACATGCAACATATAATAGCTAGCCTAATGTCATTGGTCCATATTAAAACTTACTAGCTAGAATGTTATATTGTTGATACTTGATAAAAATGATCATGTTGCATATCTCGAAATCGAGTTGCATAAGTTCAAGAACGACATAACTCGAAGTGAAACGAAAATCACATACTAGGaactataataatttttatactaATTAATGAGACAAGATACAAATCAAACATGAGCTTATGAGAGATACAAAAGGGCACAGATTTTATAACGGGATATTTTTACCCGGTTGACCAGGACCGTGAAACGGGCAATACCCCGGTGAATCCGCAGTAGTTTCTAACGGAGTTGTCCCACAAAATACCGGCAGCAAAGCTCCTCTCCTCCCACAAGAGACTTTTCTAAAACCCTAAgctaacacaacacaacacaccaTCTTCCGTTTCCCGGTGAACACACAAATAACGGCGTTCGCTTTCGAGTTTCTCACGCTATGGTCAATGTATCGCACTAGGGACCATTACAGCTGGACTCCATAGTGATTGGTTGACACGTGTACTTTGTGTTTACTACTACTAGTTTGGTGCCTTCacgtattttattttcatgcgactttttttttttttttgcttgatttgttatCATTTTGGTTATCCATGAAAATCAAATGAGTTTatattttcaacattttgttCGGTGTGAGAACACgtttttaaatgaatttaattactttttaatcaaacaaaaaaatgaatttaaagtcTAGTCTTGGTATCAACTAGAATGAGATACGAGACCAAGGTGGTAATATATAGCAAAGATATTATTCCCGTCAAAGAGTGTGTGTCATTTGCTTTCCAatttatattcttgtttatCTAGTTAAATTCTCATTTCTCAGTACTGTTTGTTTTGGAATGTTCTATTATATAGTGCAAGCAAATTCTAGAAGAATATGCTAACGAAATTGAAAGACGCTATACAT from Camelina sativa cultivar DH55 chromosome 2, Cs, whole genome shotgun sequence includes the following:
- the LOC104730728 gene encoding indole-3-acetic acid-amido synthetase GH3.6: MPEAPKIVSSFEVSDQSLAEKNKNKLQFIEDVTTNADDVQRRVLEEILSRNADVEYLKRHGLGGRTDRETFKHVMPVVTYEDIQPEINRIANGDKSQILCSNPISEFLTSSGTSGGERKLMPTIEEELDRRSLLYSLLMPVMNQFVPGLDKGKGMYFLFIKSESKTPGGLPARPVLTSYYKSSHFKKRPFDPYTNYTSPNQTILCPDSYQSMYSQMLCGLCQHKEVLRVGAVFASGFIRAIKFLEKHWPELARDIRTGTLSSEITDLSVREAVGEILKPDPKLADFVESECRKTSWQGIITRIWPNTKYVDVIVTGTMSQYIPTLDYYSNGLPLVCTMYASSECYFGVNLRPLCKPSEVSYTLIPNMAYFEFLPVHRNSGVTSSISLPKALTEKEQQELVDLVDVKLGQGTQKXVTTYAGLYRYRVGDVISVTGFKNNAPQFSFICRKNVALSIDADKTDEVELQNAVKNAVTHLVPFEASLSEYTSYADTSSIPGHYVLFWELCLNGNTPIPPSVFEDCCLTIEESLNSVYRQGRVSDKSIGPLEIKIVESGTFDKLMDYAISLGASINQYKTPRCVKFAPIIELLNSRVVDSYFSPKCPKWVPGHKQWGSN